One Streptococcus gallolyticus subsp. gallolyticus DSM 16831 DNA window includes the following coding sequences:
- the leuD gene encoding 3-isopropylmalate dehydratase small subunit codes for MEKFTVYTGKSVPLMNDNIDTDQLIPKQFLKAVDKKGFGKNLLFEWRYLNDNYDENPDFIFNKPEYRDATILISGDNFGSGSSREHAAWALEDYGFRCVIAGSFSDIHYNNELKNGMLPIVQPLEVRQKLAALPAGEEITIDLPNQVIKSSAGEFPFEIDGEWKRKLVLGLDDIGITLQYENLIAAYEKNRPSYWQ; via the coding sequence ATGGAAAAATTTACTGTTTACACAGGGAAATCTGTCCCTTTGATGAATGATAATATTGATACTGACCAGCTTATTCCAAAACAGTTCTTGAAAGCTGTTGATAAAAAAGGTTTTGGTAAAAATTTGCTGTTTGAGTGGCGCTATCTCAATGATAATTACGATGAAAATCCAGATTTTATCTTTAACAAACCTGAATATCGCGATGCAACGATTCTGATTTCAGGGGATAACTTTGGTTCAGGGTCATCACGTGAACACGCTGCTTGGGCTTTGGAAGATTATGGTTTTCGTTGTGTAATTGCAGGCTCATTTTCTGATATTCACTACAATAATGAATTGAAAAATGGGATGCTTCCAATTGTTCAACCTTTGGAAGTCCGTCAGAAATTAGCTGCGCTACCAGCTGGTGAAGAAATTACGATTGATTTACCAAACCAAGTCATCAAGTCATCTGCGGGAGAATTTCCGTTTGAAATTGATGGCGAATGGAAGCGTAAACTTGTCCTTGGACTTGATGATATTGGCATCACGCTTCAATATGAAAATTTGATAGCAGCCTACGAAAAAAATCGTCCAAGTTATTGGCAATAA
- a CDS encoding GAF domain-containing protein, with protein sequence MENTKKIENYQIMLAQAKALFANEKNLLSNLSNASALLKMTLPNSVFTGFYLFDGQELLLGPFQGGVSCVHIALGKGVCGEAAANQETIIVADVTKHANYISCDSAAMSEIVVPMVKNNQLVGVLDLDSRLTDDYDAIDQEYLEKFVAVLLEKSYWNLDMFGVEK encoded by the coding sequence ATGGAAAACACAAAGAAAATAGAGAATTATCAAATCATGTTAGCACAGGCGAAAGCGCTATTTGCTAACGAAAAAAATCTGCTATCAAATCTTTCAAATGCTAGCGCTCTCTTAAAGATGACTTTACCAAATTCTGTTTTTACAGGCTTTTATTTATTTGATGGTCAGGAATTGCTTTTGGGTCCTTTTCAAGGCGGGGTGTCGTGCGTTCATATTGCACTTGGAAAAGGTGTTTGTGGCGAAGCAGCAGCTAATCAAGAAACGATAATTGTGGCGGATGTGACAAAACATGCTAATTATATTTCTTGTGATTCAGCAGCCATGAGTGAAATCGTTGTCCCTATGGTCAAAAATAACCAATTAGTGGGGGTTCTGGATTTGGACTCACGTTTAACGGATGATTATGATGCGATTGACCAAGAGTATCTTGAAAAATTTGTTGCCGTACTTTTGGAAAAATCATATTGGAATTTGGATATGTTTGGAGTTGAAAAATAA
- the dnaX gene encoding DNA polymerase III subunit gamma/tau produces MYQALYRKYRSQTFDEMVGQTVISTTLKQAVSSGKISHAYLFSGPRGTGKTSAAKIFAKAMNCPNQVNGEPCNHCDICRDITNGSLEDVIEIDAASNNGVDEIREIRDKSTYAPSRATYKVYIIDEVHMLSTGAFNALLKTLEEPTENVVFILATTELHKIPATILSRVQRFEFKAIKLAAIREHLANILDKEEISYEEDALTLIARCAEGGMRDALSILDQALSLTPDNHVSLAIAEEITGSISMTALDDFVANVLANQTSQALANLETIFDSGKSMSRFATDLLNYLRDLLVVQTGGENTHTSQTFQENLATAEQNRIFTMIDLVTKALPEIKNGVQPKIYAEMLTIQLSEAGKEISAAQVPDGLSDELAKLKSEIKDLKEELSKIDSSAISQKTVSRKKSTTGFKFKVDRVKILTIMEETIVDSQKSREYLEALKGAWNEILDSISAQDRALLLGSEPVLANSENAILAFDAAFNAEQAMKRTDLNDMFGNIMSKAAGFSPNILAVPRKDFNSIRTEFAQNLKKQRKELAQEEVQEENFIPEGFDFLADKINKIED; encoded by the coding sequence ATGTATCAAGCACTTTATCGAAAATATCGTAGCCAAACTTTTGATGAAATGGTTGGGCAAACGGTCATTTCAACAACTTTAAAACAAGCAGTTTCTTCAGGAAAAATTAGCCATGCTTATCTATTTTCTGGTCCTCGTGGAACAGGGAAAACAAGTGCTGCTAAAATTTTTGCTAAGGCGATGAACTGCCCTAATCAAGTCAATGGCGAGCCATGTAATCATTGCGATATTTGTCGTGATATTACAAATGGCAGCCTTGAAGATGTCATTGAAATCGATGCTGCATCAAATAATGGTGTTGATGAAATTCGTGAAATTCGTGATAAATCAACCTATGCACCAAGCCGTGCAACTTATAAAGTTTACATCATTGATGAAGTGCATATGCTATCGACAGGTGCCTTTAATGCTCTTTTGAAAACGTTGGAAGAACCAACAGAAAATGTTGTTTTCATTTTAGCAACAACAGAATTGCATAAAATTCCAGCAACGATTTTATCACGTGTGCAACGATTTGAATTTAAAGCGATTAAATTAGCGGCTATTCGTGAACATTTGGCTAATATTCTTGATAAAGAAGAAATTAGCTATGAAGAAGATGCCTTGACCTTGATTGCGCGTTGTGCTGAGGGTGGAATGCGTGATGCGCTTTCGATTCTTGACCAAGCGCTTAGTTTAACGCCTGATAATCATGTGTCGCTTGCTATCGCAGAAGAAATCACAGGTAGCATTTCAATGACAGCCTTAGATGATTTTGTGGCAAATGTTTTGGCAAATCAAACCAGTCAAGCTTTGGCAAATTTGGAAACGATTTTTGATAGCGGAAAGAGCATGAGTCGCTTTGCGACGGATTTGTTAAATTACTTACGTGATTTATTGGTCGTTCAAACTGGTGGTGAAAATACACATACAAGCCAAACATTCCAAGAGAATTTAGCAACTGCTGAACAAAATCGTATTTTTACAATGATTGATTTGGTGACGAAAGCTTTGCCTGAAATCAAAAATGGTGTTCAGCCAAAAATTTATGCTGAAATGTTAACGATTCAATTATCAGAAGCAGGAAAAGAAATTTCGGCAGCACAAGTTCCAGACGGATTGTCAGATGAATTAGCAAAGCTCAAAAGTGAAATCAAAGACTTGAAAGAAGAACTTTCTAAGATTGATAGCTCAGCTATTTCTCAAAAAACGGTAAGCCGCAAAAAATCAACTACTGGCTTTAAGTTTAAAGTGGACCGCGTGAAGATTTTGACCATCATGGAAGAAACGATTGTTGATAGTCAAAAATCAAGGGAATACCTAGAAGCTCTTAAAGGAGCGTGGAATGAGATTTTGGACAGTATTTCTGCTCAAGACCGCGCGCTTTTGCTAGGTTCGGAGCCAGTTCTTGCCAATAGTGAAAATGCTATTTTAGCTTTTGATGCAGCTTTTAATGCGGAACAAGCCATGAAACGAACTGACCTTAACGATATGTTTGGCAACATCATGAGCAAGGCAGCAGGTTTTTCACCAAATATTTTGGCTGTTCCACGTAAAGACTTCAACAGTATCCGAACAGAATTTGCTCAAAATTTGAAAAAACAACGCAAAGAGCTAGCACAGGAAGAAGTGCAAGAAGAAAATTTCATTCCAGAAGGCTTTGATTTCCTAGCAGATAAAATTAATAAGATTGAGGATTAA
- a CDS encoding DUF3272 family protein, with the protein MTKSRFIFVALMCAFETYFFNECLFEGDYLFAFFWGILLFRDLKRTYKVDKFIHTLTSTTKKKD; encoded by the coding sequence ATGACTAAAAGCCGTTTTATATTTGTGGCGCTGATGTGCGCTTTTGAAACATACTTTTTTAATGAATGTTTATTTGAAGGTGATTATTTATTTGCTTTCTTTTGGGGAATTTTGCTTTTTCGCGACCTCAAGCGTACCTATAAGGTTGACAAATTCATTCACACGTTGACATCAACTACCAAGAAGAAAGACTGA
- the birA gene encoding bifunctional biotin--[acetyl-CoA-carboxylase] ligase/biotin operon repressor BirA has product MKTYEKLYDYLKTQDDYVSGEKLAQEFELSRTAIWKAIKTLEDKGVQIHSVKKRGYKIISGDLLLPQQIATNLNIAVTLNEKSESTQLDAKNNIDTDKQPHLYLAPSQEMAKGRFGRRFFASKQGGIYMSLHLKPNVPFEQVKPYTLMVASSIVKAISRLTGIETEIKWVNDIYLNGKKIAGILTEAISSVETGLITDVIIGVGLNFHITDFPDDIAQKAGTLFSEQPTITRNQLITEIWNLFFTIPQKDLVKVYKEKSLVLNKQVTFIENDILFSGVAEEITDHGHLLVKLDNGQEKLLRSGEISLSSW; this is encoded by the coding sequence ATGAAAACCTACGAAAAACTTTATGATTATCTCAAGACACAAGACGATTATGTTAGCGGGGAAAAATTGGCGCAAGAATTTGAGCTATCTCGCACAGCTATTTGGAAAGCGATAAAAACCTTGGAAGACAAGGGTGTTCAAATTCATTCGGTTAAAAAACGCGGTTATAAAATTATCTCAGGCGACCTACTACTCCCTCAGCAAATTGCGACAAATCTTAATATTGCGGTCACTTTGAATGAAAAAAGTGAATCAACTCAGTTAGATGCTAAAAATAATATCGATACTGATAAGCAACCGCACCTTTACCTAGCTCCAAGTCAAGAAATGGCTAAAGGAAGATTTGGCAGACGTTTTTTTGCCTCAAAACAAGGTGGCATCTATATGTCTCTTCACCTAAAACCAAACGTTCCTTTCGAACAAGTTAAACCCTATACGCTCATGGTTGCATCTAGCATTGTCAAGGCTATTTCTCGTTTGACAGGTATTGAAACCGAAATAAAATGGGTCAACGATATCTACCTAAATGGCAAAAAAATCGCAGGCATTTTAACCGAAGCGATTTCATCTGTTGAAACCGGCTTGATTACCGATGTAATTATTGGTGTCGGACTTAACTTTCATATCACAGATTTTCCAGACGATATTGCACAAAAAGCTGGAACTCTTTTTAGCGAGCAACCAACTATCACACGCAATCAATTAATCACTGAAATTTGGAATCTTTTCTTCACAATTCCTCAAAAAGATTTAGTAAAAGTTTATAAAGAAAAATCACTTGTTTTAAACAAACAAGTGACCTTTATCGAAAATGATATTCTCTTTTCAGGTGTAGCTGAAGAAATTACAGACCATGGACATCTTCTTGTTAAACTTGACAATGGTCAAGAAAAATTATTACGTAGTGGTGAAATCAGTCTTTCTTCTTGGTAG